The genomic stretch AACCTTGGGGCTCCTAAAAAGCTGCTCTTTAAAAGACAAAAAATCGGTACTTTTTTATACCTCAAGTACTCCCAAAATGCTCCGTCTTACATCCTGAGATTTAGGGTATTCCCTCCTGAACCAAAATCAGCTGTTTTCTCCGGCCTGTCATTGCGGTAAGTACCATTCTTCCTTTTTGACACTCCTGCAGACAAGCGCCTCGTTGCCGGTAATACACTCAATGATATCATACCAGTGAACGAAAGACACCTTTGTATCCGCTTCTGATTTCTCTTCTGATTCAAGAAGCAGCTTTTTGCAAACAGCCAAATGCGTCTTCTGCAGACCATTGCTCAGAAACCCAAAATGCCAGATCCGCATAAACCCTGCCGGAACCACAGGAAGCATGAGCCATCTGATAAACTCCTCACAACACTTGATAATGCAATTGCAACAGCATCGCTCGACAGGTTTCTTCATCAGCCGATGTGGTCATAATGAAAGGAGAAAGCTACAGAATCAAAAACCGGACAAAACTGGGTTTTGTACCCTCAAACCTGATATCTTCTGAAAAGAAAAATCGGAAATGTTAAACCGGGGGTGACAACTGCGAATGGAAGATATAGGGGGGACATCCGGAAGGTATATCTCGTAAAAAGCACGCAAACCGTAGTAAATTGAGTTAAAGGAGCGTGGAGCAAAAAAGCTCTGATATCATTCTCCGTCAAAGATGTAAAAGTGGTTTATTGAAACTGGTATTGATCATGCCTCTGGGCAGGAGGGATGCAATGGTAACATAGGAGATGAATGTGCGGTAAAGGAGTGTGTCATTGCCGATGTCAAATGAGCATTTGTGGATGCCTGTAGGTTTGCTATGCAAAAAAAGGAGTTTTTAATTTCTGTGGGGGAGTAATTTCAAATAGGAATCGTTAAACAGTATGTATCTTTAAGGGATTAATGTCTATCTCACAACAGCCTGTCCCGGAATCTGAAGTTAAGCCCTGAATACTTTTTCCTATAAATAATATAGCAGCAGTTGCTTTGATGAGCGCTTCGTTCAACAGTTTTTTTCTGCATCCTGAATGCAGAAAAAACGCTTGATGTTGTGTGTCTGTTTCGGGCACATTTTTATTTCAAAGCCAATATAACTCCAAATTTCATGTAACTATAAATACACTCAACAGATTTAAAGCCAATCTTTAACAATAGATCTTTTGTGTCGTCTATTGAATTTTCTTTATCTAATTCTCTCCTTTTCAACCAAGAATCAAGTTCTGCTCCTGTAATTTTGCTATTATCAATAAATTCATACCAGGACTCGTCATAGTATTGATTCATTATTTCAGATGAGGCGTTAAATTGATCGAGATTAATTAAGCAACCATTTGCATTTAATTTATCAAATATACCAGAGTACAAATTAACTTTATTTGTATCGTCTATATGATGTATTGATAATGCTGATGCGATTAAATCAAATTTACTTGAAGGCAACTCTTTTGAATAATCTGAAATCGAAAAGTTAAAATTCGTTAAGCCTTGAAATCGCTGTCGAGCAACCTCTAACATCTGTTACGATATGTCTACTAAAGTATAATTTGCATTAGGATATTTTTCATATAAACATTTTGTTAACAAACCAGTGCCAGCACCCAAATCAAGAATATACTTAAAATCATTATTTATTTTAGAAAGAAAAGCGATGCTTGTGCAGTAATAGTCATCAAAACATGGAATAAACAACCTACGTTGTTCATCATACTTTTTCGCAACTTCGTCAAATCTTTCTGATATTTCTTTATTTTCCACTCTTATCTCTCCACATTTCATCTTGTGCCCGAAAATAGCGCACAACATTTAGGATTCTATCCGTAGCTTCACACAAAATACCAAACTTCACGTTCAAACCTTACCCGCGGGTTACGTTGCGGATAGAATCCAGATGAACGAATCCGCATTGATCAAAACCTGTGCTATATGGGTTTTGTATTGAGAGCCTGACAATCTGATTACTTGATGTAATATAGTAAAAAATAATGATAGGTGGTAACAGGGAGAATTTTTTTTGACTTTCTTGAGAGCCGGAGACCATGGTGTTGAAAAATGTTTTGAGGGCACCAATGTGTAAATTTATCGATGCCAGAGCAAGCTTTTCCGCTGTTAGTTCGTGGTGCAAAAACCCGATGATATCGTCGCGGGACAGATCCAGTATTGGTTCACCACTGAAACAGCAAGCTTTTCGAATGCATTTGTATAGTTGCAAATTGTTTTGGGGGCAAGATTCCTTAATTTTATCTCGCAGGTGAAGCGTTCCTGAAGCTCACACAAATTGACCTCCTG from Chitinispirillum alkaliphilum encodes the following:
- a CDS encoding methyltransferase type 12 — encoded protein: MLCAIFGHKMKCGEIRVENKEISERFDEVAKKYDEQRRLFIPCFDDYYCTSIAFLSKINNDFKYILDLGAGTGLLTKCLYEKYPNANYTLVDIS
- a CDS encoding type 12 methyltransferase is translated as MLEVARQRFQGLTNFNFSISDYSKELPSSKFDLIASALSIHHIDDTNKVNLYSGIFDKLNANGCLINLDQFNASSEIMNQYYDESWYEFIDNSKITGAELDSWLKRRELDKENSIDDTKDLLLKIGFKSVECIYSYMKFGVILALK